AAATTGCTGCCCATACCAGAATACTAAGTCCAGCCGCTGCTGCTGCAAGATCTTTACTAACTCGGATACGATCATTCTGTCGAGGCTCAACAAAGTCGCACAGGACCTCGATCGCGCTGTTAAACAATTCAGAAATAAGCATTAGCCCCATTGCGAGTAATATCAAGCCAGCATCTATCCATTGATGAAAAAGGAAAGCGCCACATAAAACGGGCACCGATAAGATTACTTTGTAGGCGACGCTAAAATCG
This Candidatus Obscuribacterales bacterium DNA region includes the following protein-coding sequences:
- a CDS encoding diacylglycerol kinase; its protein translation is DFSVAYKVILSVPVLCGAFLFHQWIDAGLILLAMGLMLISELFNSAIEVLCDFVEPRQNDRIRVSKDLAAAAAGLSILVWAAILIIESVHLFQLR